Proteins from a single region of Diaphorobacter limosus:
- a CDS encoding MFS transporter, translated as MHDATRKLSIAQVLICGATIVTLSMGIRHGFGMWLAPITQDMGWTRQTFALAMAIQNLSWGIFGIFGGMMADRFGAFRVLILGALLYALGLAGMALSPTPLLFSLTTGVLIGAAQAGTTYAVIYGVLGRQISAERRSWAMGVAAAAGSFGQFLMMPLEGQLIAQLGWQTALLVLAAMVLLIVPLAFGLREPGFHGSAPIQRTQSAGHAFAEALRYKSFLLLTAGYFVCGFQVVFIGVHMPSYLKDHGLSPQVASTALALIGLFNVFGTYAAGTLGQRMAKRHILAFIYFARAVVITIFLLVPLSPMSVYVFSAVMGTLWLSTVPPTNAAVAQIFGVQHLSMLSGFVFFSHQIGSFFGVWLGGYLYDTSGSYDIVWYLAIALGVAAGLINLPVREGAIARPTPQAA; from the coding sequence ATGCACGACGCGACGCGAAAACTCTCCATAGCCCAGGTGCTGATCTGCGGCGCCACCATCGTCACCCTGTCCATGGGCATACGCCACGGCTTTGGCATGTGGCTGGCGCCCATCACGCAGGACATGGGCTGGACGCGCCAGACCTTCGCCCTGGCCATGGCCATTCAAAACCTGTCCTGGGGCATTTTTGGCATCTTCGGCGGCATGATGGCGGATCGCTTCGGCGCGTTTCGCGTGCTGATCCTGGGCGCCCTGCTCTACGCCCTGGGCCTGGCGGGCATGGCGCTGTCGCCCACGCCGCTGCTGTTTTCGCTGACCACCGGCGTGCTGATCGGCGCGGCCCAGGCCGGCACCACCTATGCCGTGATCTACGGCGTGCTGGGGCGGCAGATCTCGGCCGAGCGGAGATCCTGGGCCATGGGCGTGGCGGCGGCCGCGGGCTCGTTCGGGCAGTTTTTGATGATGCCGCTCGAAGGCCAGCTGATCGCACAACTGGGCTGGCAGACGGCGCTGCTGGTGCTCGCCGCCATGGTGCTCTTGATCGTGCCACTGGCCTTTGGTCTGCGCGAGCCTGGCTTTCACGGCAGCGCGCCCATCCAGCGCACCCAGTCCGCCGGCCATGCCTTTGCCGAGGCGCTGCGCTACAAGAGCTTTCTGCTGCTCACCGCGGGCTACTTCGTCTGCGGCTTCCAGGTGGTGTTCATCGGCGTGCACATGCCCAGCTACCTCAAGGACCATGGCCTGTCGCCCCAGGTGGCCAGCACTGCGCTGGCGCTGATCGGGTTGTTCAACGTCTTTGGCACCTACGCCGCCGGCACGCTGGGCCAGCGCATGGCCAAACGCCATATCCTGGCCTTCATCTACTTTGCGCGCGCCGTGGTCATCACCATCTTTCTGCTGGTGCCGCTGTCGCCCATGTCGGTGTATGTGTTCTCGGCCGTGATGGGCACGCTGTGGCTGTCCACCGTGCCGCCCACGAATGCCGCCGTGGCGCAGATCTTTGGCGTGCAGCACCTGTCCATGCTCAGCGGCTTCGTCTTCTTCAGCCATCAGATCGGCAGCTTCTTTGGCGTGTGGCTGGGCGGCTATCTGTACGACACCAGCGGCAGCTATGACATCGTCTGGTACCTGGCGATTGCCCTGGGCGTGGCCGCCGGCCTGATCAACCTGCCGGTGCGCGAAGGCGCGATTGCCCGGCCCACACCACAGGCGGCCTGA
- a CDS encoding class I SAM-dependent methyltransferase: protein MHGLTAPSDWVRRWSHLVPMGGGVLDVACGQGRHMRWFLERNHPVTGIDKAQEAIESLAQLGEAICADIEAGPWPLPGRRFDCVVVTNYLWRPLLPTILDSVAPGGVLLYETFAQGNESVGRPARADFLLRPGELLQAFGALRVVAYEDGFLDAPARFVQRIAAVREPLAPSGPLRLPLVGTP from the coding sequence ATGCACGGCCTGACTGCCCCATCCGACTGGGTTCGGCGCTGGTCGCATCTGGTACCCATGGGCGGCGGCGTGCTGGACGTGGCCTGCGGCCAGGGCCGGCACATGCGCTGGTTTCTTGAACGAAATCACCCCGTAACGGGCATAGATAAAGCGCAAGAAGCTATTGAATCACTAGCACAACTGGGCGAGGCGATCTGCGCCGACATCGAGGCCGGGCCCTGGCCTCTGCCCGGGCGCCGCTTTGACTGCGTGGTGGTCACCAACTACCTGTGGCGCCCGCTGCTGCCCACCATCTTGGACAGCGTGGCGCCGGGCGGCGTGCTGCTGTACGAGACCTTTGCCCAGGGCAACGAGAGCGTGGGCCGGCCCGCGCGGGCGGATTTTTTGCTGCGCCCGGGTGAATTGCTGCAGGCCTTCGGGGCACTGCGCGTGGTGGCCTACGAGGACGGCTTTCTCGACGCGCCGGCACGCTTCGTGCAGCGCATCGCGGCCGTGCGCGAGCCGCTGGCGCCCAGCGGGCCTTTGCGCCTGCCGCTGGTGGGCACGCCGTAG
- the dut gene encoding dUTP diphosphatase, with translation MKIDVKILDPRMAEQLPTYATPGSAGLDLRACLDAPLELAPNAWQLVPTGIAIYLKDPGYAALILPRSGLGHKHGIVLGNLVGLIDSDYQGQLMVSAWNRSDQAFTLEPMERLAQLVIVPVLQAQFNVVTEFPASERGEGGYGSTGNH, from the coding sequence ATGAAGATAGACGTCAAAATTCTCGACCCGCGCATGGCGGAACAGTTGCCCACCTACGCCACGCCGGGCAGCGCCGGGCTGGATCTGCGCGCCTGCCTGGACGCGCCCCTGGAGCTGGCGCCCAATGCCTGGCAGCTCGTGCCCACGGGCATCGCCATCTACCTGAAGGACCCGGGCTACGCGGCGCTGATCCTGCCGCGCTCGGGCCTGGGCCACAAGCATGGCATCGTGCTGGGCAATCTGGTGGGGCTGATCGACAGCGACTACCAGGGCCAGCTTATGGTCAGCGCCTGGAACCGCAGCGACCAGGCCTTCACGCTGGAGCCCATGGAGCGGCTGGCGCAGCTGGTCATCGTGCCGGTGCTGCAGGCGCAGTTCAATGTGGTGACCGAGTTTCCCGCCAGCGAGCGCGGCGAGGGCGGCTACGGCTCCACCGGCAATCATTGA
- a CDS encoding DNA topoisomerase IV subunit B codes for MAVKPITSPAYSEGSIRVLKGLEPVKQRPGMYTRTDNPLHIIQEVLDNAADEALAGYGKKIKVTLHADGSVSVEDDGRGIPFGLHPEEGAPVVELVFTRLHAGGKFDKGVGGAYSFSGGLHGVGVSVTNALSTRLEVATHREGQIARLAFAAGDVVEPLVARPLETGERKQGTTVRAWPDAKYFESAQLPMGELTHLLRSKAVLMPGVTVQLINEKTRDTQTWQYKGGLVDYLTQTLAADPVIPLFEGEGFASGSDESFAEGEGAAWAVAFTEDGAPVRESYVNLIPTSAGGTHDSGLRDGLFQAVKGFIELHSLLPKGVKLMPEDVFARASYVLSAKVLDPQFQGQIKERLNSRDAVRLVSSFVRPALELWLNQHVDWGKKLAELAIKAAQTRQRAGQKVEKKKGSGVAVLPGKLTDCESRDLAYNEVFLVEGDSAGGSAKMGRDKETQAILPLRGKVLNTWEVERDLLFKNNEVHDIAVAIGVDPHGPHDQPDLSGLRYGKVCILSDADVDGAHIQVLLLTLFFRHFPKLIEAGHIYVARPPLYRVDVPARGKKPAAKLYALDEGELEAILDKAAKDGVAREKCQISRFKGLGEMNAEQLWDTTLNPDTRRLLPVQLGAMDFAATEGLITRLMGKGEAASRRELMELHGDAVEVDV; via the coding sequence ATGGCAGTCAAACCGATTACTTCACCCGCATATTCCGAAGGCTCGATCCGCGTCCTGAAGGGCCTGGAGCCCGTCAAGCAGCGCCCGGGCATGTACACCCGCACCGACAATCCCCTGCACATCATCCAGGAGGTGCTGGACAACGCCGCCGATGAGGCGCTGGCGGGCTACGGCAAGAAGATCAAGGTCACGCTGCACGCCGACGGCTCGGTCAGCGTCGAGGACGACGGCCGCGGCATTCCCTTCGGCCTGCACCCGGAAGAGGGCGCGCCGGTGGTCGAGCTGGTGTTCACCCGCCTGCACGCGGGCGGCAAGTTCGACAAGGGCGTGGGCGGCGCCTACAGCTTCTCGGGCGGGCTGCACGGCGTGGGCGTGTCGGTGACCAATGCCCTGTCCACGCGCCTGGAAGTGGCCACGCACCGCGAGGGCCAGATCGCGCGTCTGGCCTTTGCCGCGGGCGATGTGGTCGAGCCCCTGGTGGCTAGGCCGCTGGAGACAGGCGAGCGCAAGCAGGGCACGACGGTGCGCGCCTGGCCCGATGCCAAATACTTTGAATCCGCCCAGCTGCCCATGGGCGAGCTGACGCATTTGCTGCGCAGCAAGGCCGTGCTCATGCCCGGCGTGACGGTGCAGCTCATCAACGAGAAAACCCGCGACACCCAGACCTGGCAGTACAAGGGCGGCCTGGTCGACTACCTGACGCAGACGCTTGCCGCCGACCCGGTGATCCCGCTGTTCGAGGGCGAGGGCTTTGCCAGCGGCAGCGACGAGAGCTTTGCCGAGGGCGAGGGCGCTGCCTGGGCCGTGGCCTTTACCGAAGACGGCGCGCCGGTGCGTGAGAGCTACGTCAACCTCATCCCCACCAGCGCCGGCGGCACGCACGACAGCGGCTTGCGCGATGGCCTGTTCCAGGCCGTCAAGGGCTTTATCGAGCTGCATTCGCTCTTGCCCAAGGGCGTGAAACTGATGCCCGAGGACGTGTTCGCCCGCGCCAGCTACGTGCTGAGCGCCAAGGTGCTGGACCCGCAATTCCAGGGCCAGATCAAGGAGCGGCTCAATTCGCGCGACGCCGTGCGGCTGGTGAGCAGCTTTGTGCGCCCAGCGCTCGAACTGTGGCTCAACCAGCATGTGGACTGGGGCAAAAAGCTGGCCGAACTCGCCATCAAGGCGGCACAAACCCGGCAAAGAGCCGGGCAAAAGGTCGAGAAGAAAAAAGGCAGCGGCGTGGCCGTGCTGCCCGGCAAGCTGACCGACTGCGAAAGCCGCGACCTGGCCTATAACGAAGTCTTTCTGGTCGAGGGCGACAGCGCCGGCGGCAGCGCCAAAATGGGCCGCGACAAGGAAACGCAGGCCATCCTGCCGCTGCGCGGCAAGGTGCTCAACACCTGGGAGGTCGAGCGCGACCTGCTGTTCAAGAACAACGAGGTGCACGACATTGCGGTCGCCATCGGCGTCGACCCGCACGGGCCCCATGACCAACCCGATTTGAGCGGCCTGCGCTACGGCAAGGTCTGCATCCTGTCAGACGCCGACGTGGACGGCGCGCACATCCAGGTGCTGCTGCTCACGCTGTTCTTCCGCCACTTCCCCAAGTTGATAGAGGCCGGCCACATCTACGTGGCGCGCCCGCCGCTCTACCGCGTGGACGTGCCCGCGCGCGGCAAAAAACCCGCCGCCAAGCTGTACGCGCTGGACGAGGGCGAACTCGAGGCCATCCTCGACAAGGCCGCCAAGGACGGCGTGGCGCGCGAGAAATGCCAGATCAGCCGCTTCAAGGGCCTGGGCGAGATGAACGCCGAGCAGCTGTGGGACACCACGCTCAACCCCGACACCCGGCGCCTCTTGCCTGTGCAATTGGGCGCCATGGACTTTGCCGCCACCGAGGGGCTGATCACCCGCCTCATGGGCAAGGGTGAAGCGGCATCCCGCCGCGAGCTGATGGAGCTGCATGGGGATGCGGTGGAGGTGGATGTTTAA
- a CDS encoding peptidylprolyl isomerase: protein MEITEQCVVALTWVLKDTLGEELDVLDDPVEFLVGGDDLLARIEEALQGHGVGAALALHLEPEDAFGDYQDKLLFLEPRHLFPDDIEEGMTFEGTALPEGINPEAPRDALYTVAQIYPEHVVLDGNHPLAGIALRLALKVHGVREAAEEEIGRGTAGTGFFRIQPQAPGNDLLH from the coding sequence ATGGAAATAACCGAACAATGTGTGGTCGCCCTGACCTGGGTCTTGAAGGACACGCTGGGTGAGGAGCTGGACGTGCTCGACGATCCGGTGGAGTTTCTGGTGGGTGGCGACGACCTGCTGGCGCGCATAGAAGAGGCCCTGCAGGGCCATGGCGTGGGCGCCGCGCTGGCGCTGCACCTGGAGCCCGAGGACGCCTTTGGCGACTACCAGGACAAGCTGCTGTTCCTGGAGCCGCGCCATCTGTTCCCCGACGACATCGAGGAGGGCATGACCTTCGAGGGCACGGCCCTGCCCGAAGGCATCAACCCCGAGGCGCCGCGCGACGCGCTGTACACCGTGGCCCAGATCTATCCCGAGCATGTGGTGCTGGACGGCAACCACCCTCTGGCCGGCATTGCACTGCGCCTGGCGCTCAAGGTGCACGGCGTGCGCGAGGCCGCCGAGGAAGAAATCGGCCGTGGCACGGCCGGGACCGGGTTCTTTCGCATACAACCGCAGGCGCCGGGCAACGACCTGCTGCATTGA
- a CDS encoding CcdB family protein has translation MPQFDVHLNPGPQRGTVPLVVLVQSALFDGYRRRVVVPLVLRSALPAGGRVAGTRMNPVFEIAGQTVVLHPLDMVSVALEQLGPVVGSLAEQGQAISDALDELLTRSWG, from the coding sequence ATGCCGCAATTTGACGTCCACCTCAACCCCGGCCCGCAGCGGGGTACCGTGCCCCTGGTGGTGCTGGTGCAGTCGGCCCTGTTCGACGGCTACCGTCGCCGCGTCGTCGTGCCGCTGGTGCTCCGCTCGGCCCTGCCCGCCGGCGGCCGCGTGGCCGGCACGCGCATGAACCCCGTTTTTGAAATCGCCGGGCAAACCGTGGTGCTGCACCCGCTGGACATGGTGTCCGTCGCCCTGGAACAGCTCGGGCCGGTGGTGGGCAGCCTGGCAGAGCAGGGCCAGGCCATCAGCGACGCGCTGGACGAACTGCTGACGCGCAGCTGGGGTTAA
- the bamC gene encoding outer membrane protein assembly factor BamC — MNATTRLGLLGLAMTLSACSVLENDKIDYKSATKGATLEVPPDLNQLSRETRYTVPGATVSAAAFEAGQARQPRGTASAAPQSIGDVRIERDGNQRWLVVNRPADQLWEPVRDFWLESGFVLTVEQPKLGLLETDWAENRAKLPQDIIRSTIGKVFDSLYSTGERDKFRTRLERTAGGATEIFITHRGMEEVYTSSQKDNTIWQPRPANAELETEFLRRLMVKLGVSEEQSKAVAAAPVPVTPSARMATLNNVPVVQLDEGFDRAWRRVGVSLDRTGFTVEDRDRSQGVYFVRYVAPGEKKEQGFFSKLFSSSPDAVAPLKYRIVVRSEGNQSTVSVLNATGAPETSANAQRIVRVLADDLK; from the coding sequence GTGAACGCTACCACCCGCCTGGGCCTGCTGGGCCTTGCCATGACCCTGTCGGCCTGCTCCGTGCTGGAGAACGACAAGATCGACTACAAAAGCGCCACCAAGGGCGCAACGCTGGAGGTCCCGCCCGACCTGAACCAGCTGTCGCGCGAGACGCGCTACACCGTGCCCGGCGCCACCGTCTCGGCCGCTGCCTTCGAGGCCGGCCAGGCGCGGCAGCCGCGCGGCACTGCCAGCGCCGCACCACAATCCATCGGCGACGTGCGCATAGAACGTGACGGCAACCAGCGCTGGCTGGTGGTCAACCGCCCCGCCGATCAACTGTGGGAGCCGGTGCGCGACTTCTGGCTGGAAAGCGGCTTCGTCCTCACCGTCGAGCAGCCCAAGCTCGGCCTGCTGGAAACCGACTGGGCCGAAAACCGCGCCAAGCTGCCGCAGGACATCATCCGCTCGACCATTGGCAAGGTGTTCGATTCGCTGTATTCCACCGGCGAACGCGACAAGTTCCGCACCCGCCTGGAGCGCACGGCCGGCGGCGCCACCGAGATCTTCATCACCCACCGCGGCATGGAAGAGGTCTACACCAGCAGCCAGAAGGACAACACGATCTGGCAGCCGCGCCCGGCCAACGCCGAGCTGGAGACCGAGTTCCTGCGCCGCCTGATGGTCAAACTGGGCGTGAGCGAGGAGCAGTCCAAGGCCGTCGCGGCTGCGCCGGTACCCGTCACGCCGAGCGCGCGCATGGCCACGCTGAACAATGTGCCCGTGGTGCAGCTCGACGAAGGCTTTGACCGCGCCTGGCGCCGCGTCGGCGTGTCGCTGGACCGCACGGGCTTCACCGTGGAAGACCGCGACCGCAGCCAGGGCGTGTACTTCGTGCGCTATGTGGCGCCCGGGGAAAAGAAGGAACAGGGCTTCTTCAGCAAGCTGTTCTCCAGCTCGCCCGACGCCGTGGCACCGCTCAAGTACCGCATCGTGGTGCGCAGCGAGGGCAACCAGAGCACGGTCTCCGTGCTCAACGCCACGGGGGCACCCGAGACATCGGCCAACGCGCAGCGCATCGTGCGCGTGCTGGCGGACGATCTGAAGTAA
- a CDS encoding type II toxin-antitoxin system CcdA family antitoxin, whose protein sequence is MTALESSAKKPVNLSLNEALVRESRAYCGNLSAKVEEMLQAYVEAQRQARSQHQQQAQAAVADWNALHDASGSFADAHSTL, encoded by the coding sequence ATGACCGCCCTGGAATCCAGCGCCAAAAAACCCGTCAATCTGTCGCTCAACGAGGCCCTGGTGCGCGAGTCGCGGGCGTACTGCGGCAACCTGTCGGCCAAGGTCGAGGAAATGCTCCAGGCCTATGTGGAGGCGCAGCGCCAGGCGCGCAGCCAGCACCAGCAGCAGGCGCAAGCGGCGGTGGCCGACTGGAACGCGCTGCACGATGCAAGCGGTTCTTTTGCGGACGCGCATTCCACCCTGTAA
- a CDS encoding BrnA antitoxin family protein, giving the protein MNKPTKTIPHFASEAEERAFWESQDSTDYLDWSQAHSVVLPNLKPTTKTISLRLPQHLLDSIKAAANARDVPYQSLIKVWLQEKLHR; this is encoded by the coding sequence ATGAACAAGCCCACTAAAACAATCCCGCACTTTGCCAGCGAGGCGGAAGAACGCGCCTTCTGGGAAAGCCAGGACTCGACCGACTATCTTGATTGGTCGCAGGCGCACAGCGTGGTGCTGCCCAACCTCAAGCCCACCACCAAGACCATCTCGCTGCGCCTGCCGCAGCATTTGCTCGATTCCATCAAGGCGGCGGCCAACGCACGGGACGTGCCGTATCAGTCGCTGATCAAGGTGTGGCTGCAGGAAAAGCTGCATCGGTGA
- the dapA gene encoding 4-hydroxy-tetrahydrodipicolinate synthase → MTSSSATLTGSIVALVTPMHDDGSVDYPTLRKLIDWHIQEGTDCIGVVGTTGESPTVNVEEHCEIIRVSVEQSAGRVPVMAGCGANSTFEAIELARYAKKVGANSQLQVVPYYNKPTQEGQYQHFKAIAEATGDLPMVLYNVPGRSVADMHHETVLRLTQVPGIVGIKEATGNIERAQWLIRDVPKGFAVYSGDDPTAVALMLCGGQGNISVTANVAPRLMHELCVAAIAGDRRRAMDIQFQLLPVHKNLFVEANPIPVKWAMQRMGLCGGAMRLPMTPLAQGNEAVVETALRAAGLLAADRG, encoded by the coding sequence ATGACCTCTTCCAGCGCCACCCTCACCGGCAGCATCGTCGCCCTCGTCACCCCCATGCACGACGACGGCAGTGTGGACTACCCCACGCTGCGCAAACTCATAGACTGGCATATCCAGGAAGGCACCGATTGCATAGGCGTGGTCGGCACCACGGGTGAATCGCCCACGGTGAACGTGGAGGAGCATTGCGAAATCATCCGCGTGTCGGTGGAGCAATCCGCCGGCCGCGTGCCCGTCATGGCCGGCTGCGGCGCCAACTCCACGTTTGAAGCCATCGAGCTGGCCCGCTACGCCAAGAAGGTCGGCGCCAACAGCCAGCTGCAGGTCGTGCCCTATTACAACAAGCCCACGCAAGAGGGCCAGTACCAGCACTTCAAAGCGATTGCCGAGGCCACGGGCGACCTGCCCATGGTGCTGTACAACGTGCCCGGCCGCAGCGTGGCCGACATGCACCACGAGACCGTGCTGCGCCTGACCCAGGTGCCGGGCATCGTCGGCATCAAGGAGGCCACGGGCAACATCGAGCGCGCGCAGTGGCTGATCCGCGACGTGCCCAAGGGCTTTGCCGTGTATTCGGGCGACGACCCCACGGCCGTGGCCCTGATGCTCTGCGGCGGCCAGGGCAACATCAGCGTGACGGCCAACGTGGCGCCGCGCCTGATGCACGAGCTGTGCGTGGCGGCCATCGCCGGCGACCGCCGCCGCGCGATGGACATCCAGTTCCAGTTGCTGCCGGTGCACAAAAATCTGTTCGTCGAAGCCAACCCCATCCCCGTGAAATGGGCCATGCAGCGCATGGGCCTGTGCGGCGGCGCCATGCGCCTGCCCATGACGCCGCTGGCGCAGGGCAACGAGGCCGTGGTCGAAACCGCCCTGCGCGCCGCCGGCCTGCTGGCCGCGGACAGGGGCTGA
- the coaBC gene encoding bifunctional phosphopantothenoylcysteine decarboxylase/phosphopantothenate--cysteine ligase CoaBC has translation MNELSGKHIVLGLSGGVACYKSAELTRLLTKAGATVQVVMTEAAEQFITPVTMQALSGRSVYRSQWDAREANNMPHINLSREADAILIAPCSADFIARLVQGRADELLSLMCLARPMERVPLLIAPAMNREMWAHPATRRNLAQVAADGATVLGVGCGEQACGEVGDGRMLEAEEILEELQAFFAPKLLVGQRVLITAGPTFEAIDPVRGITNLSSGKMGFAIARAARAAGAEVTLVAGPVHLPTPRGVRRIDVRSAQNMLQAVDTQAPEATIFIATAAVADWRPAHAAEHKIKKDGSGDTPTLAFVENPDILAQVAQSARARAGQLYCVGFAAESENLLAHASAKRVRKGVPLLVGNIGPATFGQDDNALLLVDAQGHRELPRAPKSELGRQLVAEIARRLGEAGAPRS, from the coding sequence ATGAATGAGCTTTCCGGCAAACATATCGTCCTGGGCCTGAGCGGTGGCGTGGCCTGCTACAAGAGTGCCGAGCTGACGCGGCTGCTGACCAAGGCCGGCGCCACGGTGCAGGTGGTGATGACCGAGGCGGCCGAGCAGTTCATCACGCCCGTGACCATGCAGGCGCTGTCGGGGCGCAGCGTCTACCGCTCGCAGTGGGATGCGCGCGAGGCCAACAACATGCCGCACATCAACCTCAGCCGCGAGGCCGATGCCATCCTCATTGCGCCGTGCAGCGCGGACTTCATCGCGCGCCTGGTGCAGGGGCGCGCCGACGAGCTGCTCTCCCTGATGTGCCTGGCCCGGCCGATGGAGCGCGTGCCGCTGCTCATCGCCCCGGCCATGAACCGCGAGATGTGGGCCCACCCGGCGACGCGGCGCAATCTGGCGCAGGTGGCGGCAGACGGCGCCACGGTGCTGGGCGTGGGCTGTGGCGAGCAGGCCTGTGGCGAGGTCGGCGACGGCCGCATGCTGGAGGCCGAGGAAATCCTGGAGGAGCTGCAAGCGTTCTTTGCCCCCAAGCTGCTCGTGGGCCAGCGCGTGCTGATCACCGCCGGGCCGACGTTCGAGGCCATAGACCCGGTGCGCGGCATCACCAACCTGTCGTCGGGCAAGATGGGCTTTGCCATTGCCCGCGCGGCGCGCGCGGCGGGGGCCGAGGTCACGCTGGTGGCCGGCCCGGTGCACCTGCCCACGCCGCGCGGCGTGCGCCGCATCGATGTGCGTTCAGCACAAAACATGCTTCAAGCGGTTGATACACAAGCGCCGGAAGCTACTATTTTCATAGCTACCGCGGCCGTGGCCGACTGGCGCCCGGCCCATGCCGCCGAGCACAAGATCAAGAAGGATGGCTCGGGCGACACCCCGACGCTCGCCTTCGTGGAGAACCCGGACATCCTGGCCCAGGTGGCGCAATCCGCTCGTGCACGCGCCGGCCAGCTGTACTGCGTGGGCTTTGCCGCCGAGAGCGAGAACCTGCTGGCGCACGCCAGCGCCAAGCGCGTGCGCAAGGGCGTGCCGCTGCTGGTGGGCAACATTGGCCCGGCCACCTTCGGCCAGGACGACAACGCGCTGCTGCTGGTGGACGCACAGGGCCACCGCGAGCTGCCGCGCGCGCCCAAGTCCGAGCTCGGGCGCCAGCTGGTGGCCGAGATCGCACGGCGCCTGGGTGAGGCCGGCGCGCCCCGTTCATGA
- a CDS encoding BrnT family toxin translates to MLKLAEITGFDWDAGNERKNDRHGVSMAQAEQVFFNAPLLILGDAKHSQQEPRYHALGRSDDGRLLHLTFTLRGSGSLIRVISARDMHRKERAFYEQAH, encoded by the coding sequence ATGCTGAAACTGGCAGAAATCACCGGTTTTGACTGGGACGCCGGCAATGAGCGCAAGAACGACAGACACGGTGTTTCCATGGCGCAGGCGGAACAGGTTTTCTTCAACGCGCCGCTGCTGATCCTGGGCGATGCCAAGCACAGCCAGCAAGAGCCGCGCTACCACGCCCTGGGCCGCAGCGATGACGGTCGGCTGCTGCACCTGACCTTTACCCTGCGTGGCTCAGGCAGCCTGATCCGCGTGATTTCGGCCCGTGACATGCACCGCAAGGAGCGAGCGTTTTATGAACAAGCCCACTAA
- a CDS encoding JmjC domain-containing protein, producing MDVQQPLALLGGLSPAQFMRRHWHKKPLLVRQAIAGFKPLLARAELLELAGREGVESRFIQDKGGQWVLRHGPLARRSLPPLATPRWTALVQGVDLHHEGVHALMQQFRFVPEARLDDLMISYATDGGGVGPHFDNYDVFLLQAHGQRRWRIGRQKDKTLRSGLPLKILAAFEPEEEHVLEPGDMLYLPPGWAHDGIAVGECMTYSIGFRSPNGAQLAHEVLQRMAEGAADEEGAIYRDAQQPAVAGPGAIPAELQDFARQAVQRALAQPQALECALGEALTEPKPNVWFEPAEAGGMLECLTLDRRTRMMYDDKHVFINGESYRASGRDATLMRRLADERRLEPRDLVRASDEALELLSAWCEAGWAHAR from the coding sequence ATGGATGTACAACAACCTTTGGCCCTGCTCGGAGGCCTGAGCCCGGCCCAGTTCATGCGCCGCCATTGGCACAAGAAACCTTTGCTGGTGCGCCAGGCGATTGCCGGCTTCAAGCCGCTGCTCGCCCGCGCAGAGCTGCTCGAGCTGGCCGGACGCGAGGGCGTGGAGTCGCGCTTCATCCAGGACAAGGGCGGGCAGTGGGTGCTGCGCCACGGGCCGCTGGCGCGCCGCTCGCTGCCGCCCCTGGCCACGCCGCGCTGGACGGCGCTGGTGCAGGGCGTGGATCTGCACCACGAGGGCGTGCATGCGCTGATGCAGCAGTTCCGTTTTGTGCCCGAGGCGCGCCTGGATGACCTGATGATCAGCTACGCCACCGACGGCGGTGGCGTCGGCCCGCATTTCGACAACTACGACGTCTTCCTGCTGCAGGCCCATGGCCAGCGGCGCTGGCGCATCGGCCGGCAAAAGGACAAGACGCTGCGCTCCGGCCTGCCGCTCAAGATCCTGGCGGCCTTCGAGCCCGAGGAGGAGCATGTGCTGGAGCCCGGCGACATGCTCTACCTGCCCCCGGGCTGGGCGCATGACGGCATCGCCGTGGGCGAATGCATGACCTACTCGATCGGCTTTCGCTCGCCCAACGGCGCCCAGCTGGCGCACGAAGTGCTGCAGCGCATGGCCGAGGGCGCTGCCGATGAGGAGGGTGCCATCTACCGCGACGCGCAGCAGCCGGCCGTGGCCGGGCCCGGTGCCATTCCGGCCGAGCTGCAGGACTTTGCCCGCCAGGCCGTGCAGCGCGCGCTGGCGCAGCCGCAGGCGCTCGAATGTGCGCTGGGCGAGGCGCTGACCGAGCCCAAGCCGAATGTCTGGTTCGAGCCCGCCGAGGCTGGCGGGATGCTCGAATGCCTGACGCTGGATAGGCGCACGCGCATGATGTATGACGACAAGCATGTCTTCATCAATGGCGAGAGCTACCGCGCCTCCGGGCGCGACGCCACGCTGATGCGCCGCCTGGCCGACGAACGCCGCCTTGAGCCACGCGATCTGGTGCGCGCCAGCGACGAAGCGCTGGAGCTGCTGTCCGCATGGTGCGAAGCCGGCTGGGCCCATGCACGCTGA